Proteins from a genomic interval of Flammeovirgaceae bacterium SG7u.111:
- the gmd gene encoding GDP-mannose 4,6-dehydratase, with the protein MKKKALITGITGQDGAYLAELLLEKGYEVHGVKRRSSLFNTDRIDHLYQDPHEKNLKLILHYGDLSDSTNIIRIVQEVQPDEIYNLGAMSHVKVSFDSPEYTANVDGIGTLRILEAVRILGLTEKTKIYQASTSELYGLVQEVPQSETTPFYPRSPYAVAKLYGYWITVNYREAYNMFAVNGILFNHESPLRGETFVTRKITRGVARVALGLQDKIFLGNLDAKRDWGHAKDYVEGMWRILQHDTPEDFVIATGITTTVRDFVKLSFAEVGIEVAFDGEGVDEKGTVVKCNNPDYQLEEGIEVVAIDPRYFRPTEVELLIGDPAKMKEKLNWEPKYDLKGLVEDMIKADLELFKKDQYLQEGGHKVFNYHE; encoded by the coding sequence ATGAAGAAGAAAGCATTAATCACTGGGATAACAGGTCAAGATGGGGCTTATTTAGCAGAGCTTTTGTTAGAAAAAGGCTATGAAGTACATGGAGTAAAAAGGAGGAGCTCTCTCTTTAATACGGATAGAATAGATCATTTATATCAGGATCCTCACGAGAAAAATCTTAAATTAATTTTACATTACGGGGATCTTTCTGATTCGACTAATATTATTCGAATTGTGCAGGAAGTACAGCCAGATGAGATTTATAACTTGGGTGCAATGTCTCATGTGAAGGTGAGCTTTGATAGCCCTGAATATACAGCAAATGTTGATGGTATAGGAACACTCAGGATTTTAGAAGCAGTTAGGATTTTAGGCTTGACAGAAAAAACTAAAATTTATCAGGCGTCTACTTCGGAGCTTTATGGACTTGTCCAGGAAGTTCCACAATCAGAAACTACACCATTTTACCCTCGCTCCCCATATGCAGTAGCTAAACTTTATGGTTATTGGATTACAGTTAATTACCGTGAAGCCTATAATATGTTTGCTGTAAATGGGATTTTATTCAATCATGAATCTCCTTTGAGAGGTGAGACTTTTGTAACAAGAAAAATTACTAGGGGGGTTGCTAGGGTAGCGCTAGGTCTTCAAGATAAAATATTTTTAGGAAACTTAGATGCTAAAAGAGATTGGGGGCATGCAAAAGATTATGTAGAAGGAATGTGGAGGATTTTACAGCATGATACGCCAGAAGATTTTGTGATAGCTACAGGGATTACTACTACGGTGAGAGATTTTGTTAAACTTTCTTTTGCAGAGGTTGGTATTGAAGTAGCATTTGATGGAGAGGGGGTAGATGAAAAAGGGACGGTGGTTAAATGTAATAATCCTGATTATCAACTTGAGGAAGGGATAGAGGTTGTAGCTATTGACCCAAGATATTTCCGCCCTACTGAAGTTGAGCTTTTGATTGGTGATCCAGCTAAAATGAAGGAAAAACTTAATTGGGAGCCTAAATATGACTTGAAAGGGTTAGTTGAGGATATGATAAAGGCTGATTTAGAATTATTTAAAAAGGATCAATATCTACAAGAAGGCGGTCATAAAGTCTTTAATTATCACGAATAA
- a CDS encoding GDP-L-fucose synthase gives MEKDFKIYIAGHRGMVGSAIYRKLESEGYSNIIHRTSKELDLRDQTQVSDFFKIEKPDVVVLAAAKVGGIHANNVYRAEFLYDNLMIQNNVIHQSYLNNVKKLLFLGSSCIYPKFAPQPLKEDYLLTGELEPTNEPYAIAKIAGIKMCENYRSQYGCDFISAMPTNLYGPNDNYDLNNSHVLPALIRKFHTAKTNGVAFVPVWGSGTPKREFLHVDDLADACYYLLQNYNGEQLVNVGTGEDISIKELAYLVKMIVGFEGDIKFDSSKPDGTPRKLMDVSKLNGLGWKYSIGLEEGIRSVYNSINWDSIIER, from the coding sequence ATGGAAAAGGATTTTAAAATTTATATAGCCGGCCATAGAGGGATGGTCGGCTCTGCTATTTACAGGAAATTAGAGAGTGAGGGGTATTCGAATATAATTCACAGAACCTCTAAAGAGCTTGATTTACGAGACCAAACCCAAGTATCTGATTTTTTTAAAATAGAGAAACCTGATGTTGTAGTTTTAGCTGCAGCTAAGGTGGGGGGGATTCATGCAAATAATGTGTATAGAGCGGAGTTTCTTTATGATAATTTGATGATTCAAAACAATGTGATTCATCAAAGTTATTTGAATAACGTCAAAAAATTATTGTTTTTAGGGTCATCTTGTATTTATCCTAAGTTTGCTCCTCAGCCTCTTAAAGAGGATTATTTGTTGACAGGTGAATTAGAGCCGACAAATGAACCGTATGCAATTGCGAAGATAGCTGGCATAAAGATGTGCGAAAACTATAGGAGTCAATATGGCTGTGACTTTATTTCTGCAATGCCTACTAATTTGTATGGACCAAATGATAATTATGATTTAAATAATTCCCATGTATTACCTGCTCTTATCAGGAAGTTTCATACAGCGAAGACTAATGGAGTTGCGTTTGTTCCTGTTTGGGGAAGCGGAACCCCTAAGAGAGAGTTTTTACATGTAGATGATTTAGCAGATGCATGCTATTATCTGTTGCAGAACTATAATGGTGAACAGTTGGTGAATGTAGGTACAGGAGAGGATATAAGTATAAAGGAATTAGCTTATCTAGTAAAAATGATTGTAGGCTTTGAAGGGGATATTAAGTTTGATAGCTCAAAGCCAGATGGAACGCCTAGAAAATTGATGGATGTATCTAAGCTAAATGGCTTGGGTTGGAAGTATTCTATCGGTCTAGAAGAAGGAATCCGTTCTGTATATAATTCTATCAATTGGGATTCAATTATAGAGCGTTAA
- a CDS encoding aspartyl protease family protein, which produces MGANIYVRIRAFFITLIVFVFIVPAIAQQELGSFRLPKHKKTLTIPFELVHNLILIPLSINGSDTLRFILDTGVSTTVITSLPNSEDINLKYVRKLDLNGLGEGNSIQALYSTGNTLSIHDAIGYNHEVLFLLDDVFHLSASMGTYVHGLIGYDVFRNFIVEISYVKKKIYLHDPVRYNKKYRKMKVKWEALPISLEKEKPYITANILQKDSTKLNIKLLVDSGASHALSLYPITHNKLAIPDDTFRSFLGAGLSGEIFGYVGRVKELWLGNYNFTDPIVSYPDETSIQKVLDFSDRNGSLGSEILKRFRVVYHYNDKTILLKPNTEYKNAFRYNMSGIEVSTPIPGMPIYEISKVRANSPAKQAGLLKGDQIMMINGVKATRYSLNDIVSLFQSRDGRKIRLYIQRVDKTYKTEIVLQNKI; this is translated from the coding sequence ATGGGAGCAAATATATACGTTAGAATTAGAGCTTTCTTTATTACGTTAATTGTCTTTGTGTTTATAGTACCTGCTATCGCTCAGCAAGAATTAGGTAGCTTTAGGCTTCCCAAGCATAAAAAGACATTAACTATACCTTTCGAATTAGTACATAACTTGATATTGATCCCACTCAGTATTAATGGTTCGGATACCCTCCGGTTTATATTAGACACTGGAGTTAGCACTACTGTAATAACAAGTCTGCCCAATTCAGAAGATATTAATCTCAAATATGTAAGAAAACTTGATTTAAATGGCTTAGGAGAAGGCAACTCTATACAAGCACTTTATTCTACAGGAAATACGCTTTCTATCCATGATGCAATAGGTTATAACCACGAGGTGCTATTTTTACTTGATGATGTTTTTCACCTTTCAGCAAGCATGGGCACATATGTTCATGGTCTGATTGGCTACGATGTATTCAGAAACTTTATTGTTGAAATATCTTATGTAAAAAAGAAGATTTATTTACATGACCCAGTCAGATATAATAAGAAGTATCGAAAAATGAAGGTAAAGTGGGAAGCATTACCGATATCCTTGGAAAAAGAAAAGCCTTACATAACGGCAAATATTTTACAAAAAGATAGTACTAAGCTTAATATCAAACTCTTAGTGGACTCCGGGGCAAGTCATGCCCTCTCTCTTTATCCAATTACCCACAATAAACTAGCGATTCCTGATGATACTTTTCGCTCATTTTTGGGTGCTGGATTGAGCGGGGAAATTTTCGGTTATGTGGGCAGAGTTAAAGAACTCTGGCTAGGGAATTACAATTTTACAGATCCAATTGTTTCCTACCCTGATGAAACAAGTATTCAAAAAGTATTAGATTTCAGTGATAGAAATGGAAGCCTTGGTTCGGAAATACTTAAAAGGTTTAGAGTAGTTTATCATTATAATGATAAAACTATCCTTTTAAAACCAAATACTGAGTATAAAAATGCTTTTAGATATAATATGAGTGGCATAGAGGTTAGTACTCCTATTCCAGGAATGCCTATTTATGAAATATCTAAAGTACGAGCCAACTCACCTGCAAAGCAAGCAGGGTTATTGAAAGGAGACCAAATAATGATGATAAATGGGGTGAAAGCGACTAGGTATTCGCTTAATGATATTGTCAGCCTTTTTCAAAGCCGTGATGGCAGGAAAATCAGGCTTTATATCCAAAGAGTTGACAAAACTTATAAGACTGAAATTGTATTGCAAAATAAGATATAG
- a CDS encoding aldo/keto reductase, which yields MEYRKLGNTDVEITPIAFGAWAIGGWMWGGTDAKAAIDAIHCSLDMGITTIDTAPVYGFGLSEELVGEALEGRRDKVQVLTKFGLRWDDTKGDYYFDTKSNDGKTLQVYKYAGKEGIIKECEESLRRLKTDFIDLYQIHWPDKTTPISESMEAIDILLKQGKIRAGGVCNYSTDQMKEAEETVEITSNQVPYSMVFRGIEEDVVPLCLEKKKSILAYSPLQRGLLTGKITPDYQFGEGDHRPNTPFFKTENLKKTNDFLNKIRPIADDKGVSLTQLVIKWTIEQPGITCALVGARNTEQVKHNVKGATISLSTEEISLINKYLEELKLEV from the coding sequence ATGGAATATAGAAAACTGGGAAATACAGATGTAGAAATTACCCCAATAGCCTTTGGGGCATGGGCAATAGGCGGATGGATGTGGGGAGGTACCGATGCAAAAGCCGCTATAGATGCCATTCATTGTTCCTTGGATATGGGAATTACTACTATAGACACAGCCCCTGTATATGGGTTTGGCCTTAGTGAGGAGCTTGTAGGTGAAGCGCTGGAAGGAAGAAGAGATAAAGTACAGGTTTTGACCAAGTTTGGGCTACGCTGGGATGATACAAAAGGCGACTATTATTTTGATACTAAAAGCAATGATGGAAAAACGCTCCAAGTTTATAAATATGCTGGAAAAGAGGGTATAATAAAAGAATGCGAGGAGAGTTTGAGAAGGTTAAAAACAGACTTTATTGATTTGTACCAAATTCATTGGCCTGACAAAACTACTCCCATTTCCGAGTCGATGGAAGCTATAGACATTTTATTGAAACAAGGAAAAATAAGGGCTGGAGGTGTATGCAACTATAGCACCGACCAAATGAAAGAGGCTGAGGAAACTGTTGAAATTACATCGAACCAAGTCCCTTACAGCATGGTATTTAGAGGTATTGAAGAGGACGTTGTCCCACTTTGCCTAGAGAAGAAAAAATCGATATTAGCCTACAGCCCACTTCAGCGAGGCTTATTAACGGGGAAAATCACTCCAGACTATCAATTTGGCGAAGGGGACCATAGACCTAATACACCCTTTTTCAAAACAGAAAACTTAAAGAAAACCAACGATTTTCTGAATAAGATAAGACCTATTGCTGATGATAAAGGCGTATCACTGACTCAACTTGTAATAAAATGGACAATTGAGCAACCTGGGATTACTTGTGCTTTAGTAGGCGCTAGAAATACCGAACAAGTAAAACATAATGTAAAAGGGGCAACAATTTCTTTAAGTACCGAAGAAATATCCCTTATAAACAAGTATTTAGAGGAACTGAAACTTGAGGTTTAA
- a CDS encoding nucleoside deaminase has protein sequence MIKKDDEHFMRKALELAKQAFELGEVPIGALIVSNGEIIAKAHNETERLNDPTAHAEMLAITSAANFLQNRHLQDCTLYVTMEPCPMCATATLWAQIKRVVYGASDPKMGYSFISSKLLHPKAEVISGILANESEILIKNFFKKIRK, from the coding sequence ATGATAAAAAAGGACGACGAACATTTCATGAGGAAAGCCCTCGAACTTGCAAAGCAAGCTTTTGAACTTGGAGAAGTGCCTATAGGAGCTCTGATTGTATCAAACGGAGAGATTATAGCAAAAGCTCATAATGAAACCGAACGGCTTAACGACCCCACTGCCCATGCCGAAATGTTAGCAATTACATCTGCTGCTAATTTTCTTCAAAACCGCCATTTGCAAGATTGCACCCTTTATGTGACAATGGAACCTTGCCCTATGTGTGCTACGGCAACTCTGTGGGCACAAATAAAAAGAGTGGTTTATGGAGCAAGTGATCCCAAAATGGGATACAGTTTTATTTCTAGCAAACTATTGCACCCCAAAGCGGAGGTAATATCAGGAATATTGGCAAATGAATCGGAAATATTGATAAAGAATTTTTTCAAAAAAATAAGAAAATAA
- a CDS encoding RNA polymerase sigma factor: MSQSHITDKYLVSQYLKGDEKAFELLINRHKNRLYTTIYLVVKDQHTAEDILQEVFIKAIKKLKSGKYNEEGKFLPWISRVAHNMAIDYFRKIKRLPVTVSEEGYSLFDQLVFTENRGAENTNSNYTANIRELVQQLPEPQKEVLIMRHYLEMSFQDIAQMTGVSINTALGRMRYALINLKKQILLNEDKNEHKSQRLDR; the protein is encoded by the coding sequence ATGAGCCAATCACATATCACTGACAAATATCTAGTATCCCAATACCTTAAGGGTGATGAAAAAGCTTTTGAGTTGTTGATAAATCGACATAAAAATAGATTATATACCACTATTTATCTTGTGGTAAAAGATCAACACACTGCTGAAGATATTTTACAAGAGGTGTTCATCAAGGCTATTAAAAAACTGAAGTCTGGTAAATATAATGAAGAAGGAAAATTCTTGCCTTGGATTTCAAGAGTGGCGCATAATATGGCAATTGACTATTTTAGAAAAATAAAAAGGCTGCCTGTCACGGTATCGGAGGAAGGATACAGCTTGTTTGACCAATTAGTTTTTACTGAAAACCGAGGGGCGGAAAATACGAATTCTAATTATACTGCAAATATAAGAGAGCTTGTTCAGCAGCTTCCCGAACCACAAAAAGAGGTTTTGATAATGAGGCATTATCTGGAAATGAGTTTTCAGGATATTGCCCAAATGACAGGTGTAAGTATCAATACGGCTTTGGGCAGAATGCGATACGCCCTTATCAACCTAAAGAAACAAATCTTGCTTAACGAAGATAAAAATGAGCACAAGAGCCAACGACTTGATCGTTAA
- a CDS encoding glycoside hydrolase family 15 protein, with protein sequence MSITERYKPIENYGLIGDLLTTALVGMDGSIDFMSFPEFDSPTIFASLLDHDNGGFFKIAPRLYEPKQKQMYLPNTNVLISRFLSKEGVAEISDFMPVEAAGEEHHDLVRRAKTVRGEVHYEMICAPRFNYGLSKHTAKLVDGGVLFESQGEDDLKIFLRCSIPVKIVNGDAVVRFTLKAGETEFFILEKYEEGKESPSAHPDYVSESFKDTVNFWRRWIRKSYYRGRWREMINRSALTLKLLTSQKYGSVVAAPTFGLPEEVGGVRNWDYRYTWVRDASFSLYALIRLGYTEEAAAFMSWVEDRCKDLNPDGSLQIMYSIRGEKYLEEKELDHFEGYMGSKPVRIGNGAHDQLQLDIYGELMDSVYLYNKYGQPISYDLWKNLVKLVNWVTENWHLKDEGIWEVRGGRQEFLYSRLMCWVAMDRGIRLAMRRSFPAPLDRWIKARDEIYVDIFENFWSEKKQAFVQYKGSETLDAANLLMPLVKFIGPTDPKWLSTLKAIGDELTDDSLVYRYKIDEAASDGLDGDEGTFSMCSFWYVECLSRAGELEQARLLFEKMLSYANHVGLFAEELGPSGEHLGNFPQAFTHLGLISAAYNLNHNLSKARNPYSSHEEQI encoded by the coding sequence ATGTCGATAACTGAACGTTATAAACCCATTGAAAACTATGGATTAATAGGTGACCTGCTCACTACCGCATTGGTAGGAATGGACGGGTCTATTGACTTTATGTCCTTTCCAGAGTTTGATTCGCCTACTATCTTTGCTAGCCTGCTAGATCATGATAACGGTGGTTTTTTTAAGATTGCCCCAAGGCTTTATGAGCCCAAGCAGAAGCAAATGTATTTGCCTAATACGAATGTTCTCATAAGTCGTTTTTTGTCAAAGGAAGGGGTTGCTGAAATCTCAGATTTTATGCCAGTGGAAGCAGCAGGAGAGGAGCATCATGATTTGGTGAGAAGGGCTAAAACGGTTCGTGGAGAGGTGCATTATGAAATGATATGTGCTCCCAGGTTCAATTATGGCTTATCTAAGCATACTGCCAAATTAGTAGATGGAGGAGTTTTGTTCGAGTCACAAGGAGAAGATGACTTGAAAATATTTTTAAGGTGTTCTATCCCTGTAAAAATAGTAAATGGCGATGCTGTAGTTCGGTTTACGCTTAAAGCTGGTGAAACAGAATTTTTTATCTTAGAAAAGTATGAAGAAGGTAAAGAGAGCCCTTCTGCTCATCCAGATTATGTTTCTGAATCATTTAAAGATACAGTAAACTTTTGGAGGCGCTGGATTAGAAAATCGTATTATAGAGGACGCTGGAGAGAGATGATCAATCGCTCAGCTTTGACATTGAAACTTCTGACTTCACAAAAATACGGATCCGTAGTCGCTGCCCCTACATTTGGCTTGCCTGAGGAAGTTGGAGGAGTAAGAAACTGGGATTATAGATACACTTGGGTGCGAGATGCCTCCTTTTCCCTGTATGCTCTTATCCGATTAGGGTATACCGAAGAGGCAGCTGCATTTATGAGTTGGGTAGAAGATAGGTGTAAAGATCTTAACCCAGACGGTTCGTTACAAATTATGTATAGTATACGGGGCGAGAAGTATTTGGAAGAAAAAGAGCTTGATCATTTTGAAGGATATATGGGTTCCAAGCCTGTCAGAATAGGTAATGGTGCTCACGATCAGCTTCAGCTTGACATTTATGGCGAGTTGATGGACTCTGTTTATCTCTATAATAAATATGGGCAGCCAATTTCATACGACCTCTGGAAGAACTTGGTAAAACTTGTGAACTGGGTGACAGAAAACTGGCATTTGAAGGATGAGGGAATTTGGGAAGTACGTGGAGGAAGACAAGAATTTTTGTATTCTAGGTTGATGTGCTGGGTGGCTATGGATAGAGGTATCAGATTGGCTATGAGGCGCTCTTTTCCTGCTCCATTAGATAGATGGATAAAGGCTAGAGATGAAATTTATGTAGATATTTTTGAGAACTTCTGGAGTGAGAAAAAGCAGGCATTTGTACAGTATAAAGGTTCGGAAACTTTAGATGCTGCTAATTTGCTCATGCCTTTAGTAAAATTCATTGGGCCTACAGATCCTAAATGGCTATCAACCTTAAAAGCGATTGGGGATGAATTGACAGATGATTCTCTTGTATATCGTTATAAAATTGATGAAGCGGCAAGTGATGGACTTGACGGAGATGAAGGAACCTTTAGTATGTGTTCCTTCTGGTATGTAGAATGCCTATCAAGGGCAGGGGAATTGGAGCAAGCTAGGCTGCTATTTGAGAAGATGCTTAGTTATGCCAACCACGTAGGGCTATTTGCCGAAGAGCTAGGGCCAAGTGGTGAGCATTTGGGTAATTTTCCCCAAGCATTTACACACTTGGGGCTTATCAGTGCAGCATATAATCTCAATCATAACTTGTCAAAGGCTAGAAATCCATACTCTTCTCATGAAGAGCAGATTTAA
- the rho gene encoding transcription termination factor Rho: MYTIEELEVRLLSELKEIAEDLGLKNFKKLPKKELIYKILDQQAVLPDADLEAKAKKEKKTEPKEPIANKEPKTLNRRADRADSPASKRRRVKRENVQSEEVTAPTPTPVQEEKPKEQPTQEVAVEEKKEVVERKRAVREKDDQGSDNRERNTPNRDKKKPGFNIREFDGAIENEGVLEIMQDGYGFLRSPDYNYLASPDDIYVSPSQIKLFGLKTGDTVKGQIRPPKDGEKYFALLRVESVNGKTTEEIRDRVPFEYLTPLFPQEKLNLSDRSSSLSTRVVDLFSPIGKGQRGMIVAQPKTGKTVLLKEIANAIAKNHPECYLIVLLIDERPEEVTDMARSVQAEVVASTFDEQADRHVKVSNIVLEKAKRMVECGHDVIILLDSITRLARAHNTTAPSSGKILTGGVDANALHKPKRFFGAARNVEHGGSLTIIATALIETGSKMDEVIFEEFKGTGNMELQLDRRLSNKRVYPAIDVIASGTRREDLLLDKDSLSRVWILRKFMSDMNPVEAMEYLLNNMRGTRSNEEFLTSMNG, translated from the coding sequence ATGTACACTATTGAAGAACTGGAGGTTAGGCTCTTATCAGAGCTGAAGGAAATAGCGGAAGACCTAGGTCTTAAGAACTTCAAGAAACTTCCAAAAAAAGAACTTATTTATAAAATATTGGATCAGCAGGCAGTTTTGCCTGACGCTGATTTAGAAGCAAAAGCAAAGAAGGAGAAGAAAACAGAACCTAAAGAGCCTATTGCTAACAAAGAGCCTAAAACCCTCAACCGAAGAGCTGACCGGGCTGATTCTCCTGCAAGTAAAAGGAGGAGAGTAAAAAGAGAAAATGTACAGAGTGAAGAAGTAACAGCACCAACCCCAACTCCTGTACAAGAAGAGAAGCCTAAAGAACAACCTACCCAAGAGGTTGCTGTAGAAGAGAAAAAGGAAGTAGTAGAAAGAAAAAGAGCTGTCAGAGAAAAGGACGATCAAGGTTCTGATAACAGGGAAAGAAATACTCCTAACAGAGACAAGAAAAAACCTGGTTTCAATATAAGGGAGTTTGACGGAGCGATTGAAAATGAGGGTGTACTTGAAATCATGCAAGATGGCTACGGTTTTTTAAGGTCTCCTGATTACAATTACTTGGCTAGCCCTGATGATATTTATGTTTCTCCTTCTCAAATCAAGCTCTTCGGCTTAAAAACAGGTGATACTGTTAAAGGGCAGATCAGGCCTCCAAAAGATGGAGAAAAGTACTTTGCTCTGCTAAGAGTAGAAAGTGTAAATGGTAAAACTACCGAAGAAATAAGGGATAGGGTTCCCTTTGAATACCTTACTCCATTATTCCCTCAAGAAAAATTGAACCTGAGTGATCGCTCTAGCAGCCTTTCTACCCGGGTGGTAGATTTGTTCTCTCCGATAGGAAAAGGGCAAAGGGGTATGATTGTGGCACAGCCAAAAACTGGTAAAACAGTCCTTTTGAAAGAAATAGCCAACGCTATTGCGAAAAACCACCCTGAGTGTTACCTAATTGTTCTGCTTATAGACGAACGCCCTGAAGAGGTTACGGATATGGCAAGAAGCGTACAGGCTGAAGTAGTAGCCTCTACCTTTGATGAGCAAGCTGACAGGCACGTGAAGGTTTCTAATATCGTGCTTGAAAAAGCCAAGAGAATGGTAGAATGTGGGCATGATGTAATCATTTTGCTTGACTCGATCACTAGACTCGCAAGGGCGCATAATACAACAGCTCCTTCATCAGGCAAAATACTTACTGGTGGTGTGGATGCCAATGCTCTTCATAAACCTAAGCGTTTCTTTGGTGCTGCTCGTAATGTAGAACATGGCGGGTCACTTACCATCATCGCTACTGCATTGATAGAGACTGGTTCTAAAATGGACGAAGTTATCTTTGAAGAATTCAAAGGTACTGGTAACATGGAATTGCAATTGGACAGAAGACTATCGAACAAGAGAGTTTACCCTGCTATCGATGTTATTGCATCTGGTACCAGAAGGGAAGACTTGCTTCTTGATAAAGATTCACTTTCAAGGGTTTGGATACTTCGCAAGTTTATGTCGGATATGAACCCTGTAGAAGCAATGGAATACCTACTCAACAATATGAGAGGTACACGAAGCAACGAGGAGTTTCTTACTTCAATGAATGGATAA
- a CDS encoding redoxin domain-containing protein yields MGKALRRNSFLWIVFVFSAMFFSCGGPKTPKAGEFAPDFKLKGINGNDYTLSDYKGKLVLLYFWVDNCDICKKEFPVVQENYEELKGEGFEILGIYIGDKTEPSKEFKEAYGVTFPMLVDETYKVIDEYNITASPTNYLVNPDGKIVRRIVGYLDKQQISSLLYNIKMNK; encoded by the coding sequence ATGGGAAAAGCTTTGAGAAGAAATAGTTTTTTGTGGATCGTCTTTGTGTTTTCTGCAATGTTTTTTAGTTGCGGTGGACCAAAAACACCAAAGGCTGGAGAGTTTGCCCCTGACTTTAAGTTAAAAGGGATTAATGGGAATGACTACACTCTTTCAGATTATAAGGGGAAGCTTGTTTTGCTGTATTTTTGGGTAGACAATTGTGATATCTGCAAAAAAGAGTTTCCTGTAGTGCAAGAAAATTATGAAGAGCTAAAGGGTGAAGGGTTTGAGATATTGGGCATATATATAGGTGATAAAACCGAACCTTCCAAAGAGTTTAAAGAGGCATACGGAGTGACATTTCCCATGCTGGTAGATGAGACTTACAAGGTAATAGACGAGTATAATATCACGGCTTCTCCTACCAATTACTTGGTAAATCCAGATGGGAAAATTGTACGGAGAATTGTCGGGTATCTTGATAAGCAACAAATAAGTTCATTGCTTTATAACATCAAAATGAATAAATAA
- a CDS encoding nitrous oxide reductase accessory protein NosL, protein MKHLYFFLLIALFFTSQSCQKEKQEEVQVQEYAEEHKGHSHANEGGCAHCGMDYTMHPKWKASFESPEKGTLMFCSNRCMLLTSIKEKDQLGEISGIQVQDYYDLKTIDGQSAFYVTGSDVLGPMGHDFVPFSSKEAAEEFMKDHSGKNIYSFEEVTMEVITSVINQ, encoded by the coding sequence ATGAAACATCTCTATTTTTTTCTGTTAATCGCTTTGTTTTTTACTTCTCAAAGCTGCCAAAAGGAAAAGCAAGAGGAAGTCCAAGTTCAAGAATATGCTGAAGAGCATAAAGGTCATTCCCATGCTAATGAAGGAGGTTGTGCCCATTGTGGAATGGATTATACAATGCATCCAAAATGGAAGGCTTCGTTTGAGTCACCTGAAAAAGGGACGCTTATGTTTTGTAGCAATAGATGTATGTTGTTGACTTCTATAAAAGAGAAGGATCAGCTCGGGGAAATAAGCGGAATTCAGGTGCAAGATTATTATGACCTGAAAACTATCGATGGACAATCTGCTTTTTATGTGACAGGTAGCGATGTATTAGGACCTATGGGACATGATTTTGTGCCATTTTCTTCCAAAGAAGCAGCTGAAGAATTTATGAAAGACCATTCGGGAAAAAATATCTATTCTTTTGAGGAGGTAACTATGGAAGTGATCACTTCTGTGATAAATCAGTAA